A window of Borrelia coriaceae genomic DNA:
GCTCATTGTTAGCAATTTCGGATGTCAATTTGGCTTTAACTTTTTTTATAATGTCAGCAATTTTAATAAAATATTTTCTTACATCTTCTTTTTTTAGTCTCAGCTTTAATACTAAGCACATCACTAACCATATCAGCAAAGGAAGTAAAAACATCTAAGAAGTCATTACCTAAATTAGCAAGTGAGAATAAGAAGTAATTTCTCTTCTCAAGTTCTTCTATTCCATTATTACAAGAAAGGAATAGAGAGATAAATAATGTTGCACAAATACTTCTTACTTTAATTTTCATAAGTTACGTACACCACTTTTCCCTTTCCTTTAAATGAAGAGGCTAAATACAAATAAAAAGGAAAACATCTCCCACAAAAGAAGTGTTTTCCTTAAATAACCTTATTATTTAGTTAGTAGTAATAACAGCTTCAGTTTTTTCAGTTCCAATAGTCTCTGAATATTGTATTTCCTTAACAGCTTCTCTTATCTTATCTAAAT
This region includes:
- a CDS encoding variable large family protein, coding for MKIKVRSICATLFISLFLSCNNGIEELEKRNYFLFSLANLGNDFLDVFTSFADMVSDVLSIKAETKKRRCKKIFY